A genomic segment from Gadus morhua chromosome 4, gadMor3.0, whole genome shotgun sequence encodes:
- the LOC115541561 gene encoding growth hormone receptor, with the protein MAASLSLLLSLLILGTLSAQELASEHVLPHLTSCVSNDMETFRCSWNVGTFQNLSQPGDLRLFYIKKNLQSLRECPQYGPPGTSECYFSENHTSIWIYYSVQLFSRDRAVLYDERIFPIEEIVQPDPPVELNWTLLTVAPSGTHFDVRLSWKAPQTADVKTGWMRLEYEVQHREGDADAWKSKDLQRNTVTSLYGLQTNVDHEVRVRSRMLSFKEFGAFSDSLYIRVASQVSRFPIAILLIFAALCFLGVVMLVMQQRLMVILLPRVPGPKIRGFDPELLKNGKLSELMSALGTHDELKSTNNDQSDPWVEFIDLDIEEEEEEGSCGPGDAGSPSSPRAPLSSLGLRDDSDSGRDSCCCCDGPSDHGRSSSCEPPAPRGPAREPSARPTRERAGPVGLPPADLYTLVSHVHGSGEVLLKAGEEEAQRKEEEEEEEEEKHKQEEEEEEKENAKIDFRLVMTADAEEAETWGYSSERDAGKTTVGEPSVPPSALPSWGRQGCPQGAYTAAQPLSYTLVEGVDKQNSLLLGPNNTPVAWLCTPKSVPTPEGYLTPDLLRDITP; encoded by the exons ATGGCTGCCtcactctccctgctcctctcactcctcataCTGGGCACGCTTTCTGCACAGGAACTGGCCTCTGAGCATG TCCTTCCCCATCTGACCAGCTGTGTTTCTAACGACATGGAAACCTTCCGCTGCAGTTGGAATGTCGGAACATTCCAGAACCTATCACAGCCCGGAGACCTCAGGCTATTCTACATTAAAAA GAACCTCCAGTCCCTCAGAGAGTGTCCCCAGTACGGCCCCCCCGGCACCAGTGAGTGCTACTTCAGTGAGAACCACACCAGCATCTGGATCTACTACAGTGTGCAGCTCTTCTCCCGGGACCGCGCCGTCCTCTATGACGAGAGAATCTTCCCCATCGAGGAGATCG TTCAACCCGATCCACCTGTGGAGCTGAACTGGACCCTGCTGACAGTGGCCCCGAGCGGGACCCACTTTGACGTCAGGCTGAGCTGGAAGGCCCCGCAGACGGCCGACGTCAAGACGGGCTGGATGAGGCTCGAGTACGAAGTGCAGCACCGCGAGGGGGACGCCGACGCCTGGAAATCG AAAGACCTTCAGAGGAACACGGTTACCTCACTCTATGGGCTGCAGACCAACGTGGACCACGAGGTCAGAGTGAGGTCTAGGATGCTGTCCTTCAAGGAGTTTGGAGCTTTCAGCGACTCCCTATACATCCGTGTCGCCTCCCAAG TCTCCAGATTCCCTATTGCCATCCTCTTGATTTTCGCTGCCTTGTGTTTCCTTGGCGTTGTAATGTTGGtcatgcaacaaag GTTGATGGTTATACTCCTGCCTCGGGTTCCTGGACCTAAAATCAGAGGATTTGACCCAGAACTACTCAAG AACGGCAAGCTGTCGGAGCTGATGTCCGCTCTGGGGACGCACGACGAACTGAAGTCTACCAACAACGACCAGAGCGACCCCTGGGTGGAGTTCATCGACCTGGacatcgaggaggaggaggaggagggctcatGCGGGCCCGGGGACGCCGGCTCCCCCTCCTCGCCCCGcgcgcccctctcctccctggggCTCCGGGACGACAGCGACTCGGGCCGggacagctgctgctgctgcgacgGCCCGTCCGACCAcggccgctcctcctcctgcgaGCCCCCCGCACCCCGCGGCCCCGCCCGGGAACCCTCCGCCCGGCCGACCCGGGAGCGGGCGGGCCCCGTGGGCCTCCCCCCCGCCGATCTGTACACCCTTGTGAGCCACGTGCACGGCTCCGGAGAGGTGCTCCTCAAggccggggaggaggaggcacagcggaaggaggaggaggaggaagaggaggaggagaagcacaagcaggaggaggaggaggaggagaaggaaaacgCAAAGATCGACTTCCGGCTGGTGATGACGGCGGACGCGGAAGAGGCTGAAACCTGGGGGTACTCCTCAGAGCGGGACGCAGGCAAGACGACCGTAGGGGAGCCCAGCGTCCCACCGTCAGCCCTGCCTTCCTGGGGGCGCCAGGGCTGTCCCCAAGGGGCCTACACAGCTGCACAACCCCTGAGCTACAccctggtggagggggtggacaAGCAGAACAGCCTGCTGCTGGGGCCCAACAACACACCCGTCGCCTGGCTATGCACGCCCAAGTCTGTGCCGACGCCTGAGGGATACCTGACCCCCGACCTTTTGCGGGACATCACGCCCTAG
- the ccdc152 gene encoding coiled-coil domain-containing protein 152: MSKLTCVDIEKLMGCFTLLEQTICRKIGENNMLEARLDDAQRTLKFSLIKERSLMEERDGILVTVNTVQETLQQQYNLRDVNDSLKDRMAEMKRHNERRIAEKDGELQKLLNVMEEEEGRHQRALETVKQQCQREIQDILKQLETKDAELARLLEGKEAELQRMKDTLKNQEKETQNQLLKLRMEFGATLAKVQNSAQRSQQQTQQNPSAAHLNIFKRKLHFMQEEKDREIMALRQRVQALEAQQQQQRTSGSRDGHLKRRRM, translated from the exons ATGTCAAAGTTAACGTGTGTCGATATTGAGAAACTAATGGGCTGTTTCACTCTGTTGGAACAG ACAATTTGCAGAAAGATCGGCGAAAATAACATGCTAGAGGCGAGGCTGGATGACGCCCAGCGGACTCTGAAGTTCTCCCTCATCAAAGAGAGAAGTCTGATGGAGG AGAGAGACGGTATTCTGGTCACAGTGAACACAGTCCAGGAGACGCTTCAGCAGCAGTACAACCTCAGAG ACGTTAACGACAGTTTGAAGGACAGAATGGCTGAAATGAAAAGACATAACGAGAGGAGAATTGCG GAGAAAGATGGTGAACTACAGAAGCTATTGAATGTtatggaagaagaggaagggcgccaccagagggcgctggaGACGGTAAAACAGCAGTGCCAGCGGGAGATTCAGGACATCCTCAAGCAAT TGGAAACTAAAGACGCAGAGCTGGCGAGACTTCTGGAGGGCAAAGAGGCTGAACTGCAGCGCATGAAGGACACGCTGAAGAACCAGGAGAAGGAGACACAGAACCAGCTCCTCAAGCTTCGAATGGAG TTTGGTGCGACGCTCGCCAAGGTTCAGAACTCAGCCCAGCGCAGTCAGCAGCAGACCCAGCAGAACCCCAGTGCTGCCCACCTCAACATCTTCAAGAGG AAACTGCACTTcatgcaggaggagaaggaccgGGAGATCATGGCTCTGCGCCAGAGGGTCCAGGCACTGGaggcgcagcagcagcagcaacgcaCCAGCGGCTCCAGAGACGGACACctcaagaggaggaggatgtag
- the nim1kb gene encoding serine/threonine-protein kinase NIM1 → MAGGQYQVAPPGRGPSLCSLTDGSDVGPEEGDPDDGPHSNPLKRLTSCMRTDEKVMKELIIGRRVGFYKVRGEIGCGSFSRVKLAFHALTKDKVALKILDKTRMDVQAQRQLAREIANTERLQHPNVVRLYEVVETPCRLYLVLEYAGGGDLHTRICDRGKMAADCCKVAFAQILFAIKYLHNNMIIHRDLKAENVLFTARGCVKVADFGFSTRVPGVDRALDTFCGSPPYAAPELFRDESYLGPPVDVWALGVLLFFMATGTMPFRADTLGKLRRCVLDGAYAVPPWVPGPCQRLIKGMLRPLPEDRHAVDQMLGCDWLLPVEFPWPLLGPVPPGWTDREEEEEVEEEVRAGLEELGFTREHVGTQQGPPQNSRSPVTGAYRILLHRTQRRRGCETVPVVRGMVQDPRREGLKAYRGLRHSSKLCVVS, encoded by the exons ATGGCAGGAGGCCAGTACCAGGTGGCCCCGCCCGGGCGCGGGCCCAGCCTGTGCAGCCTGACGGACGGCTCCGACGTGGGCCCCGAGGAGGGGGACCCCGACGACGGCCCCCACTCCAACCCCCTGAAGAGGCTGACCAGCTGCATGCGCACGGACGAGAAGGTGATGAAGGAGCTCATCATCGGACGCCGGGTGGGCTTCTACAAGGTCCGCGGGGAGATCGGCTGCGGGAGCTTCTCGCGGGTCAAGCTGGCCTTCCACGCCCTCACCAAAG ACAAGGTGGCCCTGAAGATCCTGGACAAGACGCGGATGGACGTCCAGGCCCAGAGGCAGCTGGCCCGGGAGATCGCCAACACGGAGCGGCTGCAGCACCCCAACGTGGTGCGTCTGTACGAGGTGGTGGAGACCCCCTGCCGCCTCTACCTGGTGCTGGAGTACGCGGGCGGGGGGGACCTCCACACCCGCATCTGTGACCGAGGCAAGATGGCCGCCGACTGCTGCAAGGTGGCCTTTGCGCAGATCCTCTTTGCCATCAAGTATTTG CACAACAACATGATCATCCACCGGGACCTGAAGGCGGAGAACGTGCTGTTCACGGCGCGCGGCTGCGTCAAGGTGGCCGACTTCGGCTTCAGCACGCGGGTCCCCGGCGTGGACCGCGCCCTGGACACCTTCTGCGGCTCGCCGCCCTACGCGGCGCCCGAGCTGTTCCGGGACGAGAGCTACCTGGGCCCCCCGGTGGACGTGTGGGCCCTGGGGGTCCTGCTCTTCTTCATGGCCACCGGCACCATGCCCTTCCGGGCCGACACCCTGGGCAAGCTGCGGCGCTGCGTGCTGGACGGCGCCTACGCCGTGCCGCCCTGGGTGCCGGGCCCCTGCCAGAGGCTCATCAAGGGCATGCTGAGGCCCCTGCCCGAGGACCGCCACGCCGTGGACCAGATGCTGGGCTGCGATTGGCTGCTGCCCGTGGAGTTCCCCTGGCCCCTGCTGGGCCCGGTGCCCCCCGGATGGACGgaccgggaggaggaggaggaggtggaggaggaggtgcgggCGGGCCTGGAGGAGCTGGGCTTCACCCGGGAGCACGTGGGGACCCAACAGGGGCCCCCTCAGAACAGCCGGAGCCCGGTGACGGGCGCGTACCGGATCCTGCTGCACCGCACCCAGAGGAGGCGGGGCTGCGAGACGGTGCCGGTGGTGCGGGGCATGGTGCAGGACCCCAGGCGGGAGGGCCTGAAGGCCTACAGGGGCCTCAGACACTCCTCCAAGCTCTGCGTGGTCTCCTGA
- the gadd45gb.1 gene encoding growth arrest and DNA damage-inducible protein GADD45 gamma — MTLEEVITEQASVERAAQCHGACLEEVLLSAQDNDCLTVGVYESAKIMNLDPDSVSFCVLAVDEDFECDIALQIHFTLIQSFCFDNEISIVRVSNVQRLAEIVGDKAGQFEDAHCLLITNPTDGSWEDPSLEKLHLFCQESRGQNDWLPEVALFER; from the exons ATGACTCTTGAGGAAGTGATCACCGAGCAGGCCTCCGTGGAGCGCGCGGCCCAGTGCCACGGCGCGTGTCTGGAGGAGGTTTTGCTGTCCGCCCAGGACAACGACTGCCTGACCGTGGGCGTGTACGAGTCCGCTAAGATAATGAACCT TGATCCAGACAGCGTGTCCTTCTGCGTGCTGGCCGTGGACGAGGACTTTGAGTGCGACATCGCTCTGCAGATCCACTTCACCCTCATCCAGTCTTTCTGCTTTGACAACGAGATAAGCATCGTTCGGGTCAGCAACGTGCAGCGCCTTGCCGAGATCGTGGGCGACAAGGCCGGACAGTTTGAAGACGCCCACTGCCTCCTCATCAcg AACCCCACCGACGGCTCATGGGAGGACCCGTCTCTGGAGAAGCTGCACCTGTTCTGCCAGGAGAGCCGCGGGCAGAACGACTGGCTGCCGGAGGTCGCTCTCTTCGAGCGCTGA
- the LOC115542149 gene encoding growth arrest and DNA damage-inducible protein GADD45 gamma, producing MESTGKALKEALVSAQSEERLTIGVYESAMIMNDDPDSVSFCVLAVDEDFECDIALQIHFTLIQSFCFDNEISIVRVSSMQRLAQIVGDEAGQFKDAHCLLITNPADGSWEDPSLEKLHLFCQESRGQNDWLPEVALFER from the exons ATGGAGTCTACTGGCAAAGCCCTGAAGGAAGCTCTTGTCTCTGCTCAAAGCGAAGAGCGTCTGACCATTGGAGTCTATGAGAGTGCCATGATCATGAATGA TGATCCGGACAGCGTGTCCTTCTGCGTGCTGGCCGTGGACGAGGACTTTGAGTGCGACATCGCTCTGCAGATCCACTTCACCCTCATCCAGTCCTTCTGCTTCGACAACGAGATAAGCATCGTGCGCGTGAGCAGCATGCAGCGCCTGGCCCAGATCGTGGGCGACGAGGCCGGACAGTTCAAAGACGCCCACTGCCTCCTCATCACg aaCCCCGCCGACGGCTCATGGGAGGACCCGTCTCTGGAGAAGCTGCACCTGTTCTGCCAGGAGAGCCGCGGGCAGAACGACTGGCTGCCGGAGGTCGCTCTCTTCGAGCGCTGA